CTCGGACTCGTCGTCCGAGAACCGTACGCCGAACTTGTCCTCCACCCGCACCGACAGATCCGCCAGCGCCAGCGACTCCAGGTCGACTCCCGCCGGTCCGAGCGTGGTCGAGTCGTCGATCCCCTCGACGTCGTAGTTCATGTCCACCAGCTGCGCGAGCACGAACTCGCGAACCTCGTCCCTCATCGCGTTACCTTCTCCCTGTGAATGAACCCGCGGGCCCCACACCGGAACCCGTTCACGTCTGGGTGAGCACCAGCACCGAAACCCCCCACGAAACCGCCCACCACCTGCTCCGCGACCTCGCCACGTCCCTCGGCCACGAGGACCCCCTGACGCACACCCCCACCGGCCAGCCGGTGATCGAAGGCCTCCACATCTCCCTCACCCACACCACCGGCGTCGCGGCTGTAGCCGCCACCCACGCAGGCCCGGTAGGCATCGACGTCGAGCTCCGCCGGGACTTCCCCGTCGAGGCGCTCTCCCGCCGCTGGTTCGCCCCCTCGGAGACGACCACCGACCCCGAGGCCTTCCTCCACCTCTGGACCGCCAAAGAAGCAGTAGGCAAAGCCAAAGGAAGAGGTCTCAGAGGCAGCGGCCTCAGCCGCCCCATGCCGGCTGAACTCACGCACCAACCGACCACCGGCAGCCATCTGATCGCCCACGTGGTTCCGTCCGAACCCGAGCTCGCGGTGGTCCACCTGCCATGGGAAGTCGTGCTTGCCCTTGCTCTTCCGGTGTCCGTGCGTGAAGTGGTTCTGCATCACGGGACCGCCTTGCGGAGGACCGTCAGGTCCCGGACGAGTTTTCCGGTGGTTGTGCGGGGCAACTGAGTCAGCAGCCGCAGCGTGCGGGGGCGCTTGTACGGCGCCAGCTG
The Kribbella italica DNA segment above includes these coding regions:
- a CDS encoding acyl carrier protein, with translation MRDEVREFVLAQLVDMNYDVEGIDDSTTLGPAGVDLESLALADLSVRVEDKFGVRFSDDESEQLALMTVGEFTSEVAGRVAQQV
- a CDS encoding 4'-phosphopantetheinyl transferase family protein, which gives rise to MIEGLHISLTHTTGVAAVAATHAGPVGIDVELRRDFPVEALSRRWFAPSETTTDPEAFLHLWTAKEAVGKAKGRGLRGSGLSRPMPAELTHQPTTGSHLIAHVVPSEPELAVVHLPWEVVLALALPVSVREVVLHHGTALRRTVRSRTSFPVVVRGN